One segment of Phaeacidiphilus oryzae TH49 DNA contains the following:
- a CDS encoding GNAT family N-acetyltransferase: protein MTNVTVTATHRRRGLLTAMMRADLDAAVGRGEALAILDAAEYGIYGRFGFGPCTGMTAYTIDVRRSGGLRPDLPAPTGSLELIGMAEVRKYGPELHERFRRGQVGAIDRPSEVWRQITGELRHPAHPDWKEPAAVLHRAPDGTPDGLALYSVDDVWRHGESHDTLTVQDLFAVGDTARTELWRYLFSVDWISTVKAANVAPDDPLPLLLRNPRACVPHEDTVADWIWLRVLDVPAALSARTYDAPGRLVLDVADRMGYTAGRYVLETRQDGAEVRGLVSPAAEGEPADLALDVSQLGTLYLGAQTAHRLAAAGLVREERPGAAARADRLLRTDARPWCPDGF from the coding sequence TTGACCAACGTCACGGTGACCGCCACCCACCGCCGCCGCGGGCTGCTCACCGCGATGATGCGGGCCGATCTGGACGCCGCGGTCGGCCGCGGCGAGGCGCTGGCCATCCTGGACGCCGCCGAGTACGGCATCTACGGGCGCTTCGGCTTCGGCCCGTGCACCGGGATGACCGCCTACACCATCGACGTCCGCCGCTCCGGCGGCCTCCGCCCCGACCTGCCGGCCCCGACCGGGAGCCTGGAGCTGATCGGGATGGCCGAGGTCCGCAAGTACGGGCCCGAGCTCCACGAGCGGTTCCGGCGCGGCCAGGTCGGCGCGATCGACCGCCCGTCCGAGGTCTGGCGGCAGATCACCGGTGAGCTTCGGCACCCCGCCCACCCGGACTGGAAGGAGCCGGCCGCCGTGCTCCACCGCGCCCCCGACGGCACCCCGGACGGCCTCGCCCTCTACTCGGTGGACGACGTCTGGCGGCACGGCGAGTCCCACGACACCCTCACCGTCCAGGACCTCTTCGCCGTCGGCGACACCGCCCGCACCGAGCTGTGGCGCTACCTCTTCTCGGTGGACTGGATCAGCACGGTGAAGGCGGCCAACGTCGCCCCGGACGACCCGCTGCCGCTGCTCCTCCGCAACCCGCGGGCCTGCGTCCCGCACGAGGACACCGTCGCGGACTGGATCTGGCTGCGCGTCCTCGACGTCCCGGCGGCGCTCTCCGCCCGCACCTACGACGCCCCCGGCCGGCTGGTCCTGGACGTCGCGGACCGGATGGGGTACACGGCCGGCCGGTATGTGCTGGAGACCCGTCAGGACGGCGCGGAGGTACGGGGTTTGGTCTCTCCGGCCGCGGAGGGCGAGCCGGCCGACCTCGCGCTGGACGTCTCCCAGCTGGGCACCCTCTATCTGGGAGCCCAGACCGCCCACCGGCTGGCCGCCGCGGGCCTGGTCCGCGAGGAGCGCCCGGGCGCCGCCGCCCGTGCCGACCGGCTGCTGCGCACCGACGCCAGGCCGTGGTGCCCGGACGGCTTCTGA
- a CDS encoding YxiG-like protein yields MSTRNEYLGCLFGYCVEAECRSAVRPEIWARSLDDRLIDHATGAELDGT; encoded by the coding sequence CTGAGCACCCGGAACGAATATCTCGGGTGTCTGTTCGGGTACTGCGTCGAGGCTGAGTGCCGCTCGGCCGTGCGTCCGGAGATCTGGGCCCGTTCGCTCGATGACCGGCTCATCGACCACGCGACCGGCGCCGAACTGGACGGTACGTAA
- a CDS encoding helix-turn-helix domain-containing protein has protein sequence MTGYTPPRPLPADVLEREDVRSALAAHDFGEFFQLARKWGGISFNQIAEACGMTPSRVGVVAKGKGRIPTIDKIKEICDGLRIPGMMVGLLPRPWENEGIKQLSLPNGTHPGAHGGEDFAQSIRGMSRQLLDLDVQLGGMSVADAAVRAFKKVHDRIGQSAPDDLGSDTLAAASELAEVAGWVLFDAEKHGPARRFNQEALYLARLSGDRAMELLILQNMAMQAGWNGRYSEELAVARSVLEQGKLSPRVESMFRVREARGLAHLGDLRAAEKSFSRAESLTQESLRADDPAWSWWVTRGEIGGHHGWSLVRHGEMQQAVPLLESSAHDQSETGYQLIFLVRLLDASLRAQAWSEAASVAAEIMPMVRETGSARSLNVLRETLQREDNYDKAPASLRDALSHIKDVLGRDPYEIY, from the coding sequence ATGACCGGCTACACGCCACCGAGGCCCCTGCCCGCCGACGTATTGGAGCGGGAGGATGTCCGGTCCGCGCTGGCAGCGCACGACTTCGGCGAGTTCTTCCAGCTCGCCCGCAAATGGGGCGGGATCAGCTTCAACCAGATCGCCGAAGCCTGTGGCATGACCCCTAGCCGCGTCGGAGTCGTGGCCAAGGGCAAAGGCAGGATCCCGACAATCGACAAGATCAAGGAGATCTGCGACGGCCTCCGGATACCCGGGATGATGGTAGGACTGCTCCCACGCCCTTGGGAAAACGAAGGCATCAAGCAGCTATCGCTCCCGAACGGCACACATCCCGGGGCACATGGTGGCGAGGACTTCGCCCAGTCGATACGTGGAATGTCCCGTCAGCTGTTGGATCTGGATGTCCAGCTCGGTGGTATGAGCGTCGCCGACGCAGCCGTCCGGGCGTTCAAGAAGGTCCATGACCGGATAGGTCAGAGCGCGCCGGATGACCTCGGGAGCGACACCCTTGCCGCAGCGAGCGAACTTGCCGAAGTCGCCGGCTGGGTCCTCTTCGATGCCGAGAAGCACGGCCCCGCGCGCCGCTTCAACCAGGAGGCGCTGTACCTGGCGCGGCTCTCGGGTGATCGAGCCATGGAGCTGCTGATCTTGCAGAACATGGCCATGCAGGCCGGCTGGAACGGCCGGTACAGCGAAGAACTCGCGGTCGCTCGATCTGTGCTGGAACAGGGAAAGTTGTCGCCGCGAGTCGAGTCGATGTTCCGCGTACGAGAGGCCCGCGGACTCGCTCACCTGGGAGATTTGCGCGCGGCAGAAAAGTCGTTCAGCAGGGCTGAGTCTCTGACGCAGGAGAGCTTGCGTGCCGACGACCCCGCTTGGTCATGGTGGGTCACGCGGGGCGAAATTGGCGGGCACCACGGCTGGAGCCTGGTCCGCCACGGCGAGATGCAACAGGCTGTCCCACTGCTGGAGAGTTCGGCTCATGATCAGTCCGAGACCGGATATCAACTAATTTTCCTCGTGCGTCTACTCGACGCCAGTTTGCGGGCCCAAGCGTGGAGCGAGGCGGCATCAGTCGCTGCCGAGATCATGCCAATGGTTCGGGAGACGGGCTCTGCCCGCTCACTCAACGTCTTGCGCGAGACCTTGCAGCGTGAGGACAACTACGACAAGGCTCCAGCCTCCCTTCGCGATGCGCTGTCTCACATCAAGGACGTACTCGGCAGAGACCCGTACGAGATCTACTGA
- a CDS encoding ATP-binding protein: MGGALPAAAGGKVWGDGLAAEGRFRALSLLADARDTPHAARQMAVGTLIAWDLPGIADEVELCVSELVTNAVLHAIVGRHLCEPGYRPTITLTLRAWPRWLFIDVMDEDPSPPTLPIGDGFGPELAEGVPEALILDHGRGLGIVRELADQVWWMPDGDGGKSVFCRFDLEPVRS, encoded by the coding sequence GTGGGCGGTGCGCTCCCGGCGGCGGCGGGCGGCAAAGTCTGGGGTGACGGGTTGGCGGCTGAGGGCCGCTTCCGAGCGCTCTCGCTCCTTGCTGACGCGCGGGACACCCCGCACGCCGCGCGGCAAATGGCGGTCGGCACGCTGATCGCCTGGGACCTGCCCGGGATCGCCGACGAAGTGGAGTTGTGCGTCTCGGAGCTGGTCACCAACGCGGTCCTGCACGCGATCGTGGGGCGGCACCTGTGCGAGCCGGGCTACCGGCCGACCATCACGCTCACGTTGCGGGCCTGGCCGCGCTGGCTGTTCATCGACGTGATGGACGAGGACCCCTCACCCCCCACCCTGCCGATAGGGGATGGGTTCGGCCCGGAGCTGGCCGAGGGCGTGCCGGAAGCCTTGATCCTGGATCACGGGCGGGGCCTGGGGATCGTGCGGGAGCTTGCGGATCAGGTGTGGTGGATGCCGGACGGGGATGGCGGCAAGTCGGTGTTCTGCCGCTTCGATCTGGAGCCGGTGAGGTCATGA
- a CDS encoding TRADD-N-associated membrane domain-containing protein — MAANGERKVRGQITSRSKNLAQIDGKLEELRSRLIIDNRTGHLSAEARSALIRELSRTSKRREILLKQLEVRSPPIIVTGGSNVINTGQTIRGPQTNSPSSASAIKIQGQSSAVHRKSSDRRVEFVYGSLQDERTEAKVAFWLSLTVASLAAIIALSAAGIALFHDGDQSTKWVTSFVSAVVAIAGGVWHKQARQARDKVSAHVERVEKQVEADERYEKTKAWIDRVRDPAMRDRLNAGAIIAELGYQADPNILTDRLLGRLVGEPEALPGDKDTGGTRNPDART, encoded by the coding sequence ATGGCAGCCAATGGTGAGCGCAAAGTAAGGGGCCAAATTACCAGCAGGTCGAAGAACCTGGCCCAGATTGACGGAAAATTGGAGGAACTTCGTTCGAGACTGATTATTGATAACCGTACCGGGCACCTTTCTGCTGAGGCTCGCAGTGCGCTTATACGTGAGTTGTCCAGAACCTCAAAGCGCCGTGAAATTCTGCTCAAACAGTTGGAAGTGCGTAGTCCACCTATCATCGTCACGGGTGGCAGTAACGTTATCAATACTGGCCAGACTATCCGCGGTCCTCAAACTAACAGCCCGTCGTCTGCATCTGCTATAAAGATCCAGGGCCAATCATCAGCAGTGCATCGGAAGTCGTCGGACCGACGCGTGGAATTTGTCTATGGGTCGCTTCAGGATGAGCGTACCGAGGCGAAGGTGGCTTTCTGGCTGAGCCTGACTGTCGCCAGTCTGGCGGCGATCATCGCACTGAGTGCAGCCGGTATCGCGCTTTTTCATGACGGAGATCAGAGCACGAAGTGGGTCACAAGTTTCGTCTCAGCGGTCGTCGCCATCGCAGGAGGCGTGTGGCACAAGCAAGCTCGTCAAGCTCGCGACAAAGTCTCTGCACACGTTGAGCGCGTAGAGAAACAGGTTGAGGCGGACGAACGCTACGAGAAAACGAAGGCGTGGATTGATCGCGTCCGTGATCCTGCAATGCGGGACAGGCTCAATGCAGGAGCTATTATCGCCGAATTGGGTTACCAAGCAGATCCGAACATTCTGACTGATCGTCTTCTTGGCAGGCTCGTGGGGGAACCTGAGGCTCTTCCGGGCGACAAGGACACTGGTGGGACCCGAAATCCCGACGCCCGGACATGA
- a CDS encoding GntR family transcriptional regulator translates to MEIVRNEPLYQQAAKVLRQAIADGEYPPGGMLPSEAELSRRYKISRPTVRQAIASLRSEGLVDVVMGKGSFVRATAPAHAVGIKRRVTKAGAKYATPQDDWPEAEAPAVYRADTDSVTAPLLGLVEEEAVITVDRTLIHPQHGDRILHRVIIPLATAEGTALIDDPARPVAELYSILAEGGRKLEWSETVRARMPHPDERTALGLPEAVPLLLSYRVTRDAANGRPLILEELRARADGTALHYLITAETPRNGPRSV, encoded by the coding sequence ATGGAGATCGTCCGCAATGAACCCCTGTACCAGCAGGCCGCGAAGGTCCTTCGGCAGGCCATCGCCGACGGCGAGTACCCGCCCGGCGGCATGCTCCCCTCCGAAGCCGAACTCAGCAGGCGCTACAAGATTTCCCGACCGACGGTTCGGCAGGCCATCGCTTCACTGCGCTCGGAGGGCCTGGTCGACGTGGTGATGGGCAAGGGCTCCTTCGTCCGCGCCACCGCGCCGGCGCACGCGGTCGGCATCAAGCGCCGGGTGACCAAGGCGGGGGCCAAGTACGCCACCCCGCAGGATGATTGGCCCGAGGCTGAAGCCCCCGCGGTCTACCGCGCCGACACGGACAGCGTTACCGCCCCGCTGCTCGGCCTGGTCGAGGAGGAGGCCGTCATCACCGTGGACCGCACCCTCATCCACCCCCAGCACGGCGACCGCATCCTGCACCGGGTGATCATCCCTCTGGCGACCGCCGAGGGCACCGCGCTAATCGACGACCCCGCGCGCCCCGTCGCCGAGCTGTACAGCATCCTCGCCGAGGGTGGGCGGAAGCTGGAGTGGTCAGAGACCGTCCGCGCCCGCATGCCCCACCCCGACGAGCGCACCGCGCTGGGATTGCCCGAAGCCGTGCCGCTGCTGCTCTCCTACCGTGTCACGCGGGACGCCGCCAACGGCCGGCCGCTCATTCTGGAAGAACTGCGCGCCCGCGCCGACGGCACCGCTCTGCACTATTTGATCACCGCTGAGACACCCAGAAACGGCCCGCGCAGCGTGTGA
- a CDS encoding SCO3933 family regulatory protein, translating into MLRSIPVDITRLGHLRCVGIEQKIGDYETKEPKYDREGNPLYVVSLAAKTPGRRAELIDVVITGRPDVEEGAAVHVSGLVAAPWEIEGRSGVSFRAEAITSAVPARPVKGGDAG; encoded by the coding sequence GTGTTGCGGTCCATCCCCGTGGACATCACCCGACTCGGCCACCTGCGCTGCGTCGGGATCGAGCAGAAGATCGGCGACTACGAGACCAAGGAGCCCAAGTACGACCGCGAGGGCAACCCCCTCTACGTCGTCTCGCTGGCCGCGAAGACGCCCGGTCGGCGGGCCGAGTTGATCGACGTGGTGATCACCGGCAGGCCGGACGTGGAGGAGGGCGCCGCCGTCCACGTCAGTGGCCTGGTCGCCGCGCCGTGGGAGATCGAGGGGCGCTCGGGGGTCAGCTTCCGGGCCGAGGCGATCACCTCCGCCGTCCCGGCCCGGCCGGTCAAGGGCGGTGACGCCGGATGA
- a CDS encoding FtsK/SpoIIIE domain-containing protein has protein sequence MSTHPAPSPRPGIIGSGAYLHPVQHPAGPSTASPVLLALAVLLLALAIASPILRSRAPHAWWYLIGFPLTCVRMRVTWRRLTTLTDLAVPKRPDRRILGDVEVRGRALRPIPPTLGLPRPRRGGLVVTVRLHPGQTPEQYAAVADALAHAWRVHAVRVTSPGRGLVELSALGWDPLTETRPPHATGRLLAATVGNREDGRAWMLDLRAMPHWLIVGATQSGKSTLLAGAVSQWARQAVALVGIDLKGGMELSLFQARLSALATTRSEAAGLLAHLVQTAMERMATCRAHGARSIWELPGKLRPVPIIVLIDELAELFLMATRDERDEVARTSTALIRLAQLGAALGIHLVIAGQRVGSDLGPGATALRAQLAGRICHRVNDPGTAEMALGDLNKDALAAAQQITEEEKGVAITFEEGGGWMRTRSTLTTPERARAIAQKYAHLTPALGDLGPNDHPGVYA, from the coding sequence GTGAGCACCCATCCCGCCCCCTCGCCCCGGCCGGGGATCATCGGCTCCGGGGCCTACCTCCACCCCGTCCAGCACCCCGCCGGCCCCAGCACGGCCAGCCCGGTCCTACTGGCCCTGGCGGTGCTGTTACTGGCGCTGGCGATCGCCTCGCCGATCCTGCGCTCCCGCGCCCCGCACGCCTGGTGGTACCTGATCGGCTTTCCGCTCACCTGCGTGCGGATGCGGGTCACCTGGCGGCGACTGACGACCCTGACCGACCTGGCCGTCCCCAAGCGCCCCGACCGCCGCATCCTGGGCGATGTGGAGGTCCGCGGCCGGGCCCTGCGGCCCATCCCGCCCACCCTCGGGCTTCCGCGACCCCGGCGCGGCGGTCTGGTGGTCACCGTGCGGCTGCACCCGGGACAGACCCCCGAGCAGTACGCGGCGGTCGCGGACGCCTTGGCGCACGCCTGGCGGGTGCACGCGGTGCGGGTCACCTCACCCGGGCGCGGACTGGTGGAGCTGAGCGCGCTCGGCTGGGACCCCCTCACCGAGACCCGCCCACCCCACGCCACAGGCCGACTGCTGGCCGCGACCGTGGGCAACCGGGAGGACGGACGCGCCTGGATGCTGGATCTGCGAGCGATGCCGCACTGGCTGATCGTCGGCGCCACCCAGTCCGGGAAATCCACCCTGCTGGCCGGGGCGGTCTCCCAGTGGGCCCGGCAAGCCGTCGCCCTGGTCGGCATCGACCTGAAAGGCGGCATGGAACTCTCCCTCTTCCAAGCGCGCCTGTCGGCGCTGGCCACCACCCGCAGTGAGGCGGCCGGACTGCTGGCCCACCTGGTGCAGACGGCCATGGAACGGATGGCGACCTGCCGCGCACACGGGGCCCGCTCAATCTGGGAGCTGCCCGGCAAGCTGCGCCCAGTGCCGATCATCGTGCTAATAGACGAGCTGGCAGAGCTGTTCCTGATGGCCACCCGGGACGAGCGCGATGAGGTCGCCCGCACCTCCACCGCGCTCATCCGCCTCGCCCAGCTCGGCGCCGCCCTGGGCATCCACCTGGTCATCGCCGGACAGCGGGTCGGCTCCGACCTGGGCCCCGGAGCGACCGCGCTGCGCGCCCAGCTCGCCGGCCGCATCTGCCACCGCGTGAACGACCCCGGCACTGCGGAGATGGCCCTCGGTGACCTGAACAAGGACGCGTTGGCGGCGGCGCAGCAGATCACCGAGGAAGAGAAGGGCGTCGCGATCACCTTCGAGGAGGGCGGCGGCTGGATGCGCACCCGCTCCACCCTCACCACCCCCGAGCGCGCACGCGCCATCGCGCAGAAGTACGCCCACCTCACCCCCGCCCTCGGGGACCTGGGGCCGAACGACCACCCGGGGGTGTACGCGTGA
- a CDS encoding replication initiator: MTAHCAHPNPYDSPAARRAFLDLDDRLKALDEEDRDLYRIAHMPGRDRWIQQIQATGGCAHPIYLAGQSTTYDTATGLVLRHYTTAEEPGGRLAVRCRNRRESRCAPCSREYQGDTFHLIRAGLLGGKNVPESVKARPRLFVTLTAPGFGTVHQAGDCHPDRGGRCPHGQRRACHRTHHDGDALIGQPLCARCYDYTGHVLWNAHAPALWKAFTDNLYHHFAAATGTGRTKIRRQVRISAAKVAEYQARGAVHFHAVLRLDGPDGPATEPPPWASAELLARCVPTAAAAVALALPPSDAVGDLVLRFGEQLDVHPIDATGLRDDQVAGYVAKYTTKSVEAAGALDRRITDGDQIPRLRTTEHVRALIGTAWRLGEAPEFAHLRLRAWAHMLGFRGHCLTKTRAYSTTLGQLRAARAEHARSANSPDLYLMTDDGTDTVSTWHYVGSGHTPGEALIAAGIAEDLALMREVIREVLADERAGVSS; this comes from the coding sequence TTGACCGCGCACTGTGCGCACCCCAACCCCTACGACAGCCCTGCGGCCCGCCGCGCCTTCCTCGACCTGGACGACCGCCTCAAGGCCCTCGACGAGGAAGACCGAGACCTATACCGCATCGCCCACATGCCGGGCCGTGACCGCTGGATCCAGCAGATCCAAGCAACCGGCGGCTGCGCCCACCCGATCTATCTCGCCGGGCAGAGCACCACCTACGACACCGCAACCGGGCTCGTCCTGCGGCACTACACCACCGCCGAGGAACCCGGGGGACGCCTCGCCGTGCGCTGCCGCAACCGCCGCGAGAGCCGCTGCGCCCCCTGCTCCCGCGAATACCAAGGCGACACCTTCCACCTGATCCGCGCCGGCCTGCTCGGCGGCAAGAACGTCCCGGAGAGCGTGAAGGCCAGACCCCGACTCTTCGTCACCCTGACCGCCCCCGGTTTCGGCACCGTCCACCAGGCCGGCGACTGCCACCCCGATCGCGGCGGCCGGTGCCCGCACGGGCAGCGCCGGGCCTGCCACCGGACCCACCACGACGGGGACGCCCTGATCGGCCAACCACTGTGCGCACGCTGCTACGACTACACCGGCCACGTGCTGTGGAACGCCCACGCCCCCGCCCTGTGGAAGGCCTTCACCGACAACCTCTACCACCACTTCGCCGCCGCCACCGGGACCGGCCGGACCAAGATCCGCCGACAGGTCCGCATCTCCGCCGCCAAGGTCGCCGAATACCAGGCACGCGGCGCCGTCCACTTCCACGCCGTGCTACGCCTCGACGGACCCGACGGGCCGGCCACGGAACCTCCCCCGTGGGCCAGTGCCGAACTGCTGGCGCGATGCGTCCCGACCGCCGCCGCGGCCGTCGCCCTGGCCCTCCCACCCTCCGACGCAGTCGGAGACCTGGTGCTGCGCTTCGGCGAACAACTCGACGTCCACCCCATCGACGCAACCGGCCTGCGAGATGATCAGGTGGCGGGGTACGTGGCGAAGTACACGACCAAGAGCGTGGAAGCGGCCGGCGCCCTCGACCGGCGCATTACCGACGGCGACCAGATCCCCCGCCTACGCACCACCGAGCACGTCCGGGCGCTGATCGGAACCGCCTGGCGACTCGGTGAGGCCCCGGAGTTCGCGCACCTACGGCTGCGCGCCTGGGCACACATGCTCGGCTTCCGGGGCCACTGCCTCACCAAGACCCGCGCCTACTCCACCACCCTCGGTCAACTCCGCGCCGCCCGCGCCGAACACGCCCGCTCCGCCAACAGCCCAGACCTGTACCTCATGACGGACGACGGCACCGACACCGTGTCCACCTGGCACTACGTCGGCTCCGGCCACACCCCCGGCGAAGCCCTCATAGCCGCAGGCATCGCCGAAGACCTCGCCCTCATGCGGGAGGTAATCCGAGAAGTCCTCGCCGACGAGCGGGCGGGGGTGAGCTCCTGA
- a CDS encoding recombinase family protein has product MTERQSKESGSEPTSEKPRRRGRRRTEESVRGESAAIYCRISHAADDDQTGVDRQEEICREIADRLGVTVDPKHVYIDNNRSAWKRDRQRPYWDSMLIAMQASEFRHVIAYHPDRLMRQPRDLEDLLQISDEKKIVLHGQVNRRDLSDPDDRFILRIEVAHACRSSDDASRRIRDKFDQKAEDGTPHGGKRIFGYQKDRMTLIPQEAEIIREIFERFLDGESARAIAVNLNEREIPTASAGTWNNSTVLRILDSRHVAGIHVFRGEEIGAGRWPAIVDLGTWQEVRERRKYRAAQLAAAENRPGKRFYLLRGLVLCKRCEVHMSGCRRSEGGNRKGAHFRSYSYQCNRSVRLDNKVCHRRIDAEKLEDFVQRAAIRLLQELDLSTYDTSAAVNREAEQTAIAEDEQQLRELNMMWARKQLLTSEYLEMKKVIQERLAKAQSKSVVRPVTILDGIAGPNAKVNFEKLTDERKNAVLRFLFNAVIIDESSMPVGEFDYDRIDIDPNPL; this is encoded by the coding sequence ATGACGGAGCGCCAGAGCAAGGAGTCGGGTAGCGAGCCCACCTCGGAGAAGCCCCGGCGCAGGGGCAGGCGACGGACCGAGGAGAGCGTCAGAGGCGAGAGTGCCGCGATCTACTGCCGCATCTCGCATGCTGCGGATGACGACCAGACCGGCGTTGATCGGCAGGAGGAGATCTGCCGGGAGATCGCTGACCGGCTGGGGGTCACGGTGGACCCCAAGCACGTGTACATCGACAACAATCGCTCAGCGTGGAAGCGTGATCGACAGCGCCCTTACTGGGACTCCATGTTGATCGCGATGCAGGCGTCCGAGTTCCGCCATGTGATCGCCTATCACCCGGACCGCCTGATGCGGCAGCCGAGGGATCTCGAAGATCTGCTTCAGATCTCGGACGAGAAGAAGATTGTCCTACACGGCCAGGTCAACCGACGCGATCTCAGCGACCCCGACGATCGGTTCATCCTCCGCATCGAGGTAGCCCACGCATGCCGTTCCTCGGACGACGCTTCCCGGCGCATCCGCGACAAGTTCGACCAGAAGGCCGAGGACGGCACCCCGCACGGGGGCAAGCGAATCTTCGGCTACCAGAAGGACCGCATGACGCTGATCCCCCAAGAGGCGGAGATCATACGCGAGATCTTCGAGCGTTTCCTTGACGGTGAGTCAGCTCGGGCGATCGCCGTCAACCTAAACGAGCGCGAGATCCCCACCGCGTCCGCCGGGACCTGGAACAACTCAACCGTTCTGCGCATCCTCGACTCTCGGCACGTAGCCGGCATCCATGTGTTCCGGGGCGAGGAGATCGGTGCCGGAAGGTGGCCCGCCATAGTCGACCTGGGTACTTGGCAGGAGGTGCGCGAGCGCCGCAAGTACCGCGCGGCCCAACTCGCCGCCGCCGAGAACAGGCCGGGGAAGCGCTTCTATCTGCTGCGGGGCCTGGTCCTCTGCAAGCGCTGCGAAGTGCACATGAGCGGCTGCCGACGCTCGGAGGGAGGGAACCGAAAGGGGGCTCACTTCCGCTCGTACTCCTACCAGTGCAACCGCAGCGTCCGGCTCGACAACAAGGTGTGTCACCGCCGGATCGATGCTGAGAAGCTTGAGGACTTCGTCCAGCGCGCAGCGATCCGCTTGCTCCAGGAGCTCGATCTCTCGACGTACGACACGTCCGCCGCAGTCAACCGCGAGGCCGAGCAGACCGCGATCGCCGAAGACGAACAGCAGCTTCGAGAGCTCAACATGATGTGGGCCCGAAAGCAGCTCCTCACCAGCGAGTACCTGGAGATGAAGAAGGTGATCCAGGAGCGGCTGGCCAAGGCGCAGTCGAAGTCCGTGGTCCGTCCCGTGACCATCTTGGACGGAATCGCAGGGCCGAACGCCAAGGTGAACTTCGAGAAGCTCACCGACGAGCGCAAGAACGCGGTCCTGCGATTCCTGTTCAACGCCGTGATCATCGACGAGTCGTCCATGCCTGTCGGCGAGTTCGACTATGACCGCATCGATATCGATCCAAATCCTTTGTGA
- a CDS encoding GNAT family N-acetyltransferase, with amino-acid sequence MSADPIIRPITADELEEWGRAVNTGFLRSHPEGDLDLAFRREFFEPGRSLGAFDRDRVVGTFRSMRRDITVPGGAAVVADAVTNVIRRSYGTEHDGAPEQGVG; translated from the coding sequence ATGAGCGCCGACCCGATCATCCGTCCCATCACCGCCGACGAACTCGAGGAGTGGGGCCGGGCCGTCAACACCGGCTTCCTGCGGTCCCATCCCGAGGGCGACCTCGACCTCGCCTTCCGCCGGGAGTTCTTCGAACCGGGCCGCTCCCTGGGCGCCTTCGACCGGGACCGGGTGGTCGGCACCTTCCGCAGCATGCGCCGGGACATCACCGTCCCCGGCGGCGCCGCCGTGGTCGCCGATGCCGTCACCAATGTCATACGACGCTCGTATGGTACGGAACATGACGGAGCGCCAGAGCAAGGAGTCGGGTAG
- a CDS encoding alpha/beta hydrolase family protein has product MEPTTRAGQPPLPQPDPQRDQQRGRREVAEARNAAEEEACFSHPAVPPDTVLAYGQLAEQIADFYLPPESARGGGSAPLVLFFHGGAWRAPYDRAHASPLASFLSGRGFAVASVEYRRGNGRTRAGRWPDTFDDLSAAADLLPALVREQEWSDCVDSGRVILCGHSAGGHAALWTAARHRLPRGSRWRRDAADPALAGVLALAPIADFATARTMRVCNDAVDQLLGEGPDIRARSPQLDPAALVPTGIPTTILHGATDIEVPPRVARTYVAAAGTVGQRVRLSLLPEAGHYPLIDPDTLAAHAVADELTLLAAGGGTSG; this is encoded by the coding sequence ATGGAGCCGACCACGCGAGCGGGCCAGCCGCCTCTGCCGCAGCCCGATCCGCAGCGCGATCAGCAGCGCGGCCGGCGCGAGGTCGCGGAGGCCCGGAACGCCGCCGAGGAGGAGGCCTGCTTCAGCCACCCGGCGGTCCCGCCGGACACCGTCCTCGCCTACGGCCAACTCGCGGAGCAGATCGCCGACTTCTATCTGCCGCCGGAGTCCGCCCGGGGCGGCGGGTCGGCCCCGCTGGTGCTCTTCTTCCACGGCGGGGCCTGGCGCGCCCCGTACGACCGGGCGCACGCCTCCCCGCTGGCCTCCTTCCTCTCCGGCCGCGGCTTCGCCGTCGCGTCGGTGGAGTACCGGCGCGGCAACGGCCGTACCAGGGCCGGGCGCTGGCCGGACACCTTCGACGACCTCTCGGCCGCCGCCGACCTGCTGCCGGCGCTGGTCCGCGAGCAGGAGTGGAGCGACTGCGTCGACTCCGGCCGGGTCATCCTGTGCGGGCATTCGGCCGGCGGCCACGCCGCCCTGTGGACCGCCGCCCGGCACCGGCTGCCGCGCGGCTCCCGCTGGCGCCGGGACGCCGCCGACCCGGCCCTGGCGGGGGTGCTGGCGCTCGCGCCGATAGCCGACTTCGCGACCGCCCGCACCATGCGGGTCTGCAACGACGCGGTGGACCAACTGCTCGGCGAGGGGCCCGACATCCGCGCCCGCTCCCCGCAGCTGGACCCGGCCGCGCTGGTGCCGACGGGGATCCCGACCACCATCCTCCACGGCGCCACCGACATCGAGGTGCCGCCGCGGGTGGCCAGGACCTATGTCGCCGCGGCCGGCACCGTGGGGCAGCGGGTCCGGCTCTCGCTGCTGCCGGAGGCCGGCCACTACCCGCTGATCGACCCGGACACCCTGGCCGCCCACGCGGTCGCCGACGAGCTCACCCTGCTCGCCGCCGGGGGCGGTACGTCCGGCTGA